Proteins co-encoded in one Streptomyces diastaticus subsp. diastaticus genomic window:
- a CDS encoding cytochrome P450 → MTSPGPTVVDFPRRTPQEPLPLSQYAEHRKRNGLVQTHLPNGRPIWLVTRHEDVRAVLTHPRISANPDNEGFPNVGETMGVPKQEQIPGWFVGLDSPEHDRFRKVLIPEFTVRRVRELRPAIERTVDERIDAMLAGGDTADLVNDFALPVPSLVISSLLGVPSADRDFFESRTRTLVAIRTSTDEERAEATRQLLRYINRLIVIKRKWRGEDLISRLLSTGRLSDEELSGVLLLLLIAGHETTANNIGLGVVTLLSHREWIGNDRLVEELLRLHSVADMVALRVAVDDVEIAGQVIRRGEGIVPLLASANHDSEAFGCPHAFDPERTERRHVAFGYGVHQCLGQNLVRVEMEIAYRKLFERIPDLRLAVPEDQLAYKYDGILFGLHELPVRW, encoded by the coding sequence ATGACCAGCCCCGGCCCGACGGTGGTCGACTTCCCACGGCGCACGCCCCAGGAGCCGCTGCCGCTGTCCCAGTACGCCGAACACCGGAAGCGGAACGGCCTGGTGCAGACCCACCTGCCGAACGGCCGGCCGATCTGGCTGGTGACCCGGCACGAGGACGTGCGCGCGGTCCTCACCCATCCGCGGATCAGCGCCAACCCCGACAACGAGGGCTTCCCCAACGTCGGCGAGACGATGGGGGTGCCCAAGCAGGAGCAGATCCCGGGCTGGTTCGTCGGTCTGGACTCCCCCGAGCACGACCGGTTCCGCAAGGTGCTCATCCCCGAGTTCACCGTGCGCCGCGTCCGCGAGCTGCGGCCGGCGATCGAACGGACCGTCGACGAGCGGATCGACGCGATGCTGGCCGGCGGGGACACCGCGGACCTGGTGAACGACTTCGCGCTGCCGGTGCCGTCCCTGGTCATCTCCTCACTGCTGGGCGTGCCGTCCGCGGACCGGGACTTCTTCGAGTCCCGCACCCGCACCCTGGTCGCCATCCGCACCTCCACCGACGAGGAGCGCGCCGAGGCCACCCGGCAGCTCCTGCGGTACATCAACCGGCTCATCGTCATCAAGCGGAAGTGGCGCGGCGAGGACCTCATCAGCCGCCTGCTGTCGACGGGCCGGCTCTCCGACGAGGAGCTGTCGGGCGTCCTGCTGCTCCTGCTGATCGCGGGCCACGAGACCACGGCGAACAACATCGGGCTCGGCGTCGTCACGCTCCTCTCGCACCGGGAGTGGATCGGCAACGACCGGCTCGTGGAGGAGTTGCTGCGCCTGCACTCGGTGGCCGACATGGTGGCGCTGCGGGTGGCCGTGGACGACGTGGAGATCGCCGGCCAGGTCATCCGCAGGGGCGAGGGCATCGTGCCGCTGCTCGCCTCCGCCAACCACGACTCCGAGGCGTTCGGCTGCCCGCACGCCTTCGACCCGGAGCGCACGGAACGCCGCCACGTGGCGTTCGGCTACGGCGTCCACCAGTGCCTGGGCCAGAACCTGGTCCGCGTCGAGATGGAGATCGCCTACCGCAAGCTCTTCGAGCGCATCCCGGACCTGCGCCTGGCCGTCCCCGAGGACCAGCTCGCCTACAAGTACGACGGAATCCTGTTCGGGCTGCACGAGCTGCCGGTCCGCTGGTAG
- a CDS encoding DegT/DnrJ/EryC1/StrS family aminotransferase, which yields MAFTHPVSRPGLDGRELEYVSDAVSGGWISSQGPYVRRFEDAFAEWNGVRHGVACSSGTAALTLALRALNIGPGDEVIVPEFTMVASAWAVTYTGATPVFVDCGDDLNIDVTRVEEEITPRTRAIMPVHIYGRRCDMDAVMDLAVQYNLRVVEDSAEAHGVRPVGDIACFSLFANKIITAGEGGICLTDDPRLAEQMAHLRAMAFTRDHSFLHKKLAYNYRMTAMQGAVALAQTERLDEILAVRREIEARYDAGLRDVPGITLMPPRDVLWMYDLRAERREELRAHLDERGIETRLFFKPMSRQPGYLDPVWPTLNAHRFSEDGLYLPTHTGLTAADQEHITGAVRDFYRAG from the coding sequence ATGGCCTTCACCCATCCCGTCTCCCGGCCCGGTCTGGACGGCAGAGAGCTGGAGTACGTCTCCGACGCCGTCTCCGGCGGCTGGATCTCCTCCCAGGGACCGTACGTCCGGCGCTTCGAGGACGCCTTCGCCGAGTGGAACGGCGTGCGGCACGGCGTCGCGTGCTCCTCGGGCACCGCCGCCCTCACCCTCGCGCTGCGCGCGCTGAACATCGGTCCGGGCGACGAGGTGATCGTGCCGGAGTTCACCATGGTCGCCTCCGCGTGGGCGGTCACCTACACCGGAGCCACCCCGGTCTTCGTGGACTGCGGTGACGACCTGAACATCGACGTCACCCGCGTCGAGGAGGAGATCACCCCGCGCACCCGGGCGATCATGCCGGTGCACATCTACGGGCGGCGCTGCGACATGGACGCCGTGATGGACCTCGCGGTCCAGTACAACCTGCGGGTGGTGGAGGACTCGGCGGAGGCGCACGGGGTCCGCCCGGTCGGCGACATCGCCTGCTTCTCGCTGTTCGCCAACAAGATCATCACCGCCGGCGAGGGCGGGATCTGCCTCACCGACGACCCCCGGCTCGCCGAGCAGATGGCCCACCTGCGGGCCATGGCCTTCACCCGCGACCACAGCTTCCTGCACAAGAAACTGGCCTACAACTACCGTATGACGGCCATGCAGGGCGCCGTCGCGCTGGCCCAGACGGAGCGGCTGGACGAGATCCTCGCCGTACGCCGGGAGATCGAGGCCCGCTACGACGCCGGGCTCCGGGACGTCCCCGGGATCACCTTGATGCCCCCGCGCGACGTGCTGTGGATGTACGACCTGCGCGCCGAGCGCCGCGAGGAGCTGCGCGCCCACCTCGACGAGCGGGGCATCGAGACCCGGTTGTTCTTCAAGCCGATGAGCCGCCAGCCCGGCTACCTCGACCCGGTGTGGCCGACGCTCAACGCCCACCGGTTCAGCGAGGACGGGCTGTACCTGCCCACCCACACCGGGCTGACCGCCGCCGACCAGGAGCACATCACCGGCGCCGTCCGGGACTTCTACCGCGCGGGCTGA
- a CDS encoding glycosyltransferase: MDSAARPILFVSLPESGLLNPLLVLAGELARRGVADLWFATDEHRRADVEALSAVSGVSFASLGEVVSELSAVTWDDEVYREVTQSSRFKAHRAVVRQSYRPALQARKYRELEKVVDEVRPALMVVDCVAGFAVDLALARGIPYVLNVPFVASNVLTSHNPFGASYTPKNFPVPNSGLPARMSARQKLANTMFRWRTLGMFLDPEMGRLLREDAALRKELGIAPPNAMTRVDEAAAVVCSSIAELDYPFDLPEKLNLVGAVLPPLPEAPDGDEVSKWLDEQSSVVYMGFGTITRLTREEVGALVEVARRMSATHQFLWKLPKEQQHLLPADGSLPANLRVESWVPSQLDVLAHPHVSAFFSHGGGNAYHEGVYFGKPQVVRPLWVDCFDQAVRGRDLGISLTLDKPHTVDPDDVVDKLTRVTAEPSFREEAERLGALQREAGGRETAADLVTGLLPAA; encoded by the coding sequence ATGGACTCCGCCGCCCGGCCGATCCTCTTCGTCAGCCTCCCCGAGAGCGGGCTGCTCAACCCGTTGCTGGTGCTGGCCGGAGAGCTTGCCCGGCGCGGTGTGGCGGACCTGTGGTTCGCCACCGACGAGCACCGGCGTGCGGACGTGGAGGCGCTGTCGGCCGTGTCGGGGGTGTCGTTCGCCTCACTCGGCGAGGTGGTGTCCGAGCTGTCCGCGGTGACCTGGGACGACGAGGTGTACCGCGAGGTGACGCAGTCCTCCCGGTTCAAGGCGCACCGCGCGGTCGTGCGGCAGTCCTACCGGCCCGCGCTCCAGGCGCGTAAGTACCGCGAGCTGGAGAAGGTCGTCGACGAGGTACGGCCTGCGCTGATGGTCGTGGACTGCGTGGCGGGCTTCGCCGTCGACCTGGCCCTGGCCCGGGGCATCCCGTACGTCCTGAACGTGCCGTTCGTCGCGAGCAACGTCCTGACCTCGCACAACCCGTTCGGGGCCTCGTACACGCCGAAGAACTTCCCGGTGCCCAACTCGGGGCTGCCCGCGCGGATGTCGGCCCGGCAGAAGCTGGCCAACACGATGTTCAGGTGGCGGACGCTCGGCATGTTCCTGGACCCGGAGATGGGGAGGCTGCTGCGCGAGGACGCCGCGCTCCGCAAGGAGCTGGGCATCGCCCCGCCGAACGCCATGACCCGGGTCGACGAGGCCGCCGCGGTGGTCTGCTCCTCCATCGCGGAGCTGGACTACCCCTTCGACCTCCCCGAGAAGCTGAACCTGGTGGGCGCCGTGCTGCCGCCGCTGCCGGAGGCCCCGGACGGCGACGAGGTCTCCAAGTGGCTCGACGAGCAGTCGTCCGTGGTCTACATGGGGTTCGGCACCATCACCCGCCTCACCCGCGAGGAGGTCGGGGCGCTGGTGGAGGTGGCCCGGCGGATGTCCGCCACCCACCAGTTCCTGTGGAAGCTGCCCAAGGAGCAGCAGCACCTGCTGCCGGCCGACGGGTCGCTGCCGGCGAACCTGCGGGTGGAGAGCTGGGTGCCCTCGCAACTCGACGTCCTGGCCCATCCGCACGTGTCGGCCTTCTTCTCGCACGGCGGCGGCAACGCCTACCACGAGGGCGTCTACTTCGGTAAGCCGCAGGTCGTGCGGCCCCTGTGGGTGGACTGCTTCGACCAGGCGGTCCGCGGCCGCGACCTCGGCATCAGTCTGACCCTGGACAAGCCGCACACCGTCGACCCCGACGACGTGGTGGACAAGCTCACCCGGGTCACCGCGGAGCCCTCGTTCCGCGAGGAGGCCGAGCGGCTGGGTGCCCTCCAGCGGGAAGCGGGCGGCCGGGAAACCGCCGCCGACCTGGTGACCGGCCTGCTCCCGGCGGCATGA
- a CDS encoding ATP-binding protein, whose amino-acid sequence MTSPARTVSPDQPLVGRGGQLDALGRHAEAARSGRPRLVLLDGPAGIGKTALLEAALAKGGPLSGMTALHGACRAVDVATGYSGVRALFGGLGLTGRRSRNSRLLEGGARRALPALAADPGELDPDPGSTFSVLQGLYWLAANLMADGPLVLVLDDAQWCDERSLRWLDFLLRRADGLPLLVVAAHRTGTGLPAPDALADLVAHHLPAPLRLSPLDTAETTELTAGFFPGQKPLPSFVGHLLSVTGGSPLAIVRLLRDLRSAGMGPDGPGEARLAGAGEKVVAASVQGVLGQQPGWVRQVARAVAVLGQEEPAYLAALAGVSVVHVEEAVEILRHAGLVHPERLEPAHDLVRAAVLDTLGGSATAALRGRAARLLSDIGRPPEESAAHLLLLPGASDDWALSVLRAAAAQAEQRGASEAAARYLERVREAGPEDPVVLSRLGKALAETDPARSVTLLHEAHTLTADVRARAATAVQYGLTCLAVQQAPEGARVLTETLHALDSELGPAPEPADRELRTLAESALLIVGSDEKSTLPDALRLAAGLTPPPGDTPAQRQQLAMLSVLRAADGGGAEETARRARRALRAPGVPLGVWSLLPASLALSLADENEAADEVLETVLRDSRDSAAVWTYVLALSTRSLFRLENGAVTDAMADAQTASEILGQERWGDTTTMPHTAYASVLTERGDPARALAALDAIKRPHLDRFVWEYHWYLMARGRALAADGDPGGALEVFRGCGDSMAEAGLTNPVLAPWWLEAACLLGAAGHGAEAYEAAAHGTRLAERWGTPRALGYAALARGAAARGQARTGALRQAVSLLAESPARAQHARASLSLGRALVADGAVREGREHMREAVGLARRCGCVALARQARDDLVAAGGRMREVTASPLDMLTGTERTVAGLVASGAGNREVAESLFVTVRTVELHLTSVYRKLGVARRGELAEALRADGTAAASRPAGRLRDAKKRKP is encoded by the coding sequence GTGACCAGCCCGGCCCGCACCGTCTCCCCGGACCAGCCCCTCGTCGGGCGGGGCGGCCAGCTCGACGCCCTCGGCCGGCACGCGGAGGCCGCCCGTTCGGGCAGGCCCCGCCTGGTGCTCCTGGACGGCCCCGCGGGCATCGGCAAGACCGCCCTGCTGGAGGCGGCCCTCGCGAAGGGCGGCCCCCTCTCCGGCATGACCGCCCTGCACGGGGCGTGCCGGGCCGTCGACGTCGCCACCGGCTACAGCGGGGTGCGTGCCCTGTTCGGAGGGCTCGGCCTCACGGGCCGCCGGAGCCGCAACTCCCGGCTCCTGGAGGGCGGGGCCCGGCGCGCGCTGCCCGCCCTGGCGGCCGACCCCGGAGAACTCGACCCCGATCCGGGCAGCACCTTCTCCGTGCTCCAGGGGCTGTACTGGCTGGCGGCCAACCTGATGGCCGACGGGCCCCTGGTACTCGTCCTCGACGACGCCCAGTGGTGCGACGAACGCTCCCTGCGCTGGCTCGACTTCCTGCTGCGCCGGGCGGACGGCCTGCCGCTGCTGGTCGTCGCGGCCCACCGCACCGGCACCGGCCTCCCCGCTCCCGACGCTCTCGCCGACCTTGTCGCCCACCACCTCCCGGCTCCGCTGCGCCTCAGTCCCCTGGACACCGCCGAGACGACGGAGCTGACCGCCGGATTCTTCCCCGGGCAGAAGCCCCTGCCGTCGTTCGTGGGCCACCTGCTCTCCGTCACCGGCGGCAGCCCGCTCGCGATCGTCCGCCTGCTGCGCGACCTGAGATCCGCGGGCATGGGCCCCGACGGGCCCGGCGAGGCCCGCCTGGCCGGAGCCGGCGAGAAGGTCGTCGCCGCCTCGGTGCAGGGCGTCCTCGGGCAGCAGCCGGGCTGGGTACGGCAGGTCGCCCGGGCCGTGGCCGTGCTCGGTCAGGAGGAGCCGGCCTACCTCGCCGCCCTCGCCGGGGTGTCCGTCGTGCACGTGGAGGAGGCCGTGGAGATCCTGCGCCACGCCGGACTGGTCCACCCCGAGCGTCTGGAACCCGCTCACGACCTGGTGCGCGCCGCCGTCCTCGACACCCTCGGCGGCTCGGCCACCGCCGCCCTGCGCGGTCGCGCCGCGCGCCTCCTCAGCGACATCGGACGCCCTCCCGAGGAGAGCGCCGCCCACCTGCTGCTCCTGCCCGGCGCCTCCGACGACTGGGCGCTCTCGGTGCTGCGCGCCGCCGCGGCCCAGGCCGAACAGCGCGGCGCCTCCGAGGCCGCCGCCCGCTACCTGGAGCGGGTGCGGGAGGCCGGGCCGGAGGACCCCGTCGTCCTGTCCCGGCTCGGCAAGGCGCTGGCCGAGACGGATCCGGCCCGCTCGGTGACCCTGCTGCACGAGGCGCACACCCTGACAGCCGATGTCCGGGCCCGCGCCGCCACGGCGGTCCAGTACGGCCTCACCTGCCTCGCCGTGCAGCAGGCACCGGAGGGCGCCCGCGTCCTCACCGAGACGCTGCACGCGCTCGACTCCGAGCTGGGCCCGGCCCCCGAACCCGCCGACCGTGAACTGCGCACGCTCGCGGAGTCGGCCCTGCTGATCGTCGGCTCCGACGAGAAGTCCACCCTGCCCGACGCCCTGCGCCTGGCCGCCGGCCTCACTCCGCCGCCGGGCGACACCCCTGCCCAGCGCCAGCAACTCGCCATGCTGAGCGTGCTCCGGGCCGCGGACGGCGGGGGAGCGGAGGAGACCGCGCGCCGGGCCCGGCGCGCGCTGCGCGCCCCCGGCGTGCCGCTGGGCGTGTGGTCGCTGCTGCCCGCCTCACTCGCCCTGTCGCTGGCCGACGAGAACGAGGCCGCCGACGAGGTGCTGGAGACCGTGCTGCGGGACAGCCGCGACTCCGCCGCGGTGTGGACGTACGTACTCGCGCTCTCCACCCGGTCGCTGTTCCGCCTGGAGAACGGTGCGGTGACGGACGCCATGGCCGACGCGCAGACCGCGTCGGAGATCCTCGGCCAGGAACGCTGGGGCGACACCACCACGATGCCGCACACGGCGTACGCCTCCGTCCTCACCGAACGCGGTGACCCGGCGCGCGCGCTGGCGGCGCTCGACGCCATCAAACGCCCCCACCTCGACCGCTTCGTCTGGGAGTACCACTGGTACCTGATGGCACGCGGCCGGGCGCTCGCCGCCGACGGCGATCCGGGCGGAGCCCTGGAGGTGTTCCGCGGCTGCGGCGACTCGATGGCCGAGGCCGGACTCACCAACCCGGTTCTCGCGCCCTGGTGGCTGGAGGCGGCCTGCCTGCTGGGTGCCGCCGGCCACGGGGCGGAGGCGTACGAGGCCGCCGCGCACGGCACACGGCTCGCCGAACGCTGGGGCACCCCGCGCGCCCTCGGCTACGCCGCGCTCGCCCGGGGCGCGGCCGCGCGCGGTCAGGCACGGACCGGGGCGCTGCGGCAGGCGGTGAGCCTGCTGGCGGAATCGCCCGCGCGGGCCCAGCACGCCCGCGCGTCGTTGTCGCTGGGGCGGGCGCTGGTGGCGGACGGAGCCGTGCGGGAGGGCCGCGAGCACATGCGGGAGGCCGTCGGGCTCGCCCGGCGGTGCGGCTGCGTCGCCCTCGCCCGGCAGGCCCGTGACGACCTGGTCGCGGCCGGCGGGCGGATGCGCGAGGTCACCGCCTCACCCCTGGACATGCTCACCGGCACCGAACGCACCGTGGCCGGACTGGTCGCGTCCGGCGCCGGCAACCGGGAGGTGGCGGAGTCGCTCTTCGTCACCGTGCGGACCGTGGAACTCCACCTGACCAGCGTCTACCGGAAACTGGGGGTGGCCCGGCGGGGCGAGCTGGCCGAGGCCCTCCGCGCGGACGGCACCGCGGCCGCCTCCCGACCGGCCGGACGGCTGAGGGATGCGAAGAAGCGAAAACCATAG
- a CDS encoding helix-turn-helix transcriptional regulator — protein sequence MPPIELPLLERDREQAALSAVIGELRSGRPAVVTVTGEPGLGQNDLLRWAAEHAREAGLRVLTAHATPAEHEVRYGVVAQLLAAENRALASRLFLTEEQPGGLPGLNGLLAAARHRPTLLVVRDTQWLDPASLRWLEALVRRLPRSSTALLTSTTGTALARPEWNVGTPLTGLATTIELALPPLTSSGTATAVLEVFEVPGDPAFTEVLAEATRGIPAVVHDVLDRFARAGHRPSADLIGPLRTLTAEVIGDHAARALSDLRDPAAVDALRALAVCGDLLDFPLVCTLAGPHAVSESRLRAALVASGLTTLRDGSPRVQDAVVRARILEEMPAAARAELYACAAALAQRVAADDQGIADLLLPARPIGDPWAVDTLRRGFTSALRVGRRDQAVAYLARALDEPLRPVERARIEFQLASVEMVTAPAAAERRLSGLTRAPGSGLRARATDLCLLGGDTRSARHALAGTIDSPSAAPEPRRGTAGAPHLPGTVHAHDTARPPVPERTGGRGRGGPGENPADAERDELTVLCRVAYFLRHEDAELDVLPVPALPDAVHNPAVAGIWAWEHGVVGLHREEVRRLARSAFVPGAFGRPLLVVPRLLGCRALLLTDDGDEAENHLGALLDEARRERAAISVAHILTVRAELHIRHGRPDAAARDLAAAEAELPLERLHPLFLPYWLALTMITDLQNGHVGRARETAARPLPPLAHESATAAQFLFARGVLARTDDDPQQAREYFRACGRRLLQHGCVNPAVQPWRSLAAEAAHALGDTEEARRLAGEELRLARRWGAPSPLGRAQLSLALIREEDRVENLRTAVATLGEAPARTAYTRAVLELAQARSAGDPRGPALALGAGAAAPPVSGHPLGAPVMPTAQRSWGPAGPPLVQPARSGSRAPERAPAALRGLSAAERETALLAARGMGNRDIASELAVTTRTVELRLSGVYRKLRLRGREELRALVKESEGS from the coding sequence ATGCCGCCCATCGAGCTTCCGCTCCTGGAGCGCGACCGTGAACAGGCCGCCCTCTCCGCCGTGATCGGGGAGCTCCGGTCCGGGCGCCCCGCGGTGGTCACCGTGACGGGAGAACCCGGACTCGGCCAGAACGACCTGCTGCGCTGGGCCGCCGAGCACGCCCGGGAGGCGGGCCTGCGCGTCCTGACCGCCCACGCCACCCCCGCCGAGCACGAGGTGCGCTACGGCGTGGTGGCTCAGCTCCTCGCGGCGGAGAACCGCGCGCTGGCCTCCCGGTTGTTCCTCACCGAGGAACAACCGGGAGGCCTGCCGGGGCTCAACGGCCTGCTCGCCGCCGCCCGGCACCGGCCCACCCTGCTGGTGGTGCGCGACACGCAGTGGCTCGACCCGGCCTCCCTGCGGTGGCTGGAAGCCCTCGTCCGCCGGCTGCCCCGGTCCTCCACGGCCCTGCTCACCAGCACCACCGGCACCGCCCTCGCCCGGCCCGAGTGGAACGTCGGCACACCCCTGACCGGACTGGCCACCACCATCGAACTCGCCTTGCCGCCCCTCACCTCCAGCGGCACCGCCACCGCCGTCCTGGAGGTGTTCGAAGTCCCCGGGGACCCCGCCTTCACGGAGGTCCTCGCCGAGGCCACCCGGGGCATCCCGGCCGTCGTCCACGACGTGCTGGACCGTTTCGCCCGCGCCGGACACCGCCCCAGCGCCGATCTCATCGGCCCGCTGCGCACGCTCACCGCCGAGGTCATCGGCGACCACGCCGCCCGCGCTCTGAGCGACCTGCGCGACCCCGCCGCGGTCGACGCCCTGCGCGCCCTCGCCGTCTGCGGCGACCTGCTCGACTTCCCGCTGGTCTGCACCCTCGCCGGGCCGCACGCCGTCTCCGAGTCCCGGCTGCGTGCCGCGCTGGTGGCCAGCGGCCTGACCACCCTCCGCGACGGCTCCCCACGCGTCCAGGACGCGGTCGTGCGTGCCCGCATCCTGGAGGAGATGCCCGCCGCCGCCCGCGCCGAGCTGTACGCGTGCGCCGCCGCCCTCGCCCAGCGCGTCGCCGCCGACGACCAGGGCATCGCCGACCTCCTGCTGCCGGCCCGGCCCATCGGAGACCCCTGGGCCGTCGACACCCTGCGGCGCGGCTTCACCTCCGCCCTGCGCGTCGGGCGGCGCGACCAGGCGGTCGCCTACCTGGCCCGGGCCCTCGACGAACCCCTGCGCCCCGTGGAGCGGGCGCGCATCGAGTTCCAGCTCGCCTCCGTGGAGATGGTCACCGCCCCCGCCGCCGCGGAGCGCCGCCTGAGCGGCCTCACCCGTGCCCCGGGCTCCGGACTGCGTGCCCGCGCCACGGACCTGTGTCTGCTGGGCGGCGACACCCGCTCGGCCCGTCACGCGCTCGCCGGTACCATCGACTCGCCCAGCGCGGCCCCCGAACCGCGCCGCGGCACAGCCGGCGCCCCGCACCTGCCCGGTACGGTCCACGCCCACGACACCGCCCGGCCCCCCGTCCCCGAGCGCACCGGAGGCCGCGGCAGGGGCGGGCCCGGCGAGAATCCCGCCGACGCCGAGCGCGACGAACTGACCGTCCTGTGCCGGGTCGCGTACTTCCTCCGCCACGAGGACGCCGAACTCGACGTGCTCCCTGTCCCCGCTCTGCCCGATGCCGTGCACAATCCGGCCGTCGCCGGAATCTGGGCCTGGGAGCACGGCGTGGTCGGTCTCCACCGCGAGGAGGTGCGCCGGCTCGCCCGGTCCGCCTTCGTCCCCGGCGCCTTCGGACGGCCGCTCCTCGTGGTGCCCCGGCTGCTCGGCTGCCGCGCCCTCCTGCTCACCGACGACGGCGACGAGGCGGAGAACCACCTCGGCGCCCTGCTGGACGAGGCCCGCCGGGAACGCGCGGCCATCTCGGTGGCCCACATCCTCACCGTCCGCGCCGAACTCCACATCCGCCACGGCCGCCCCGACGCCGCGGCCCGGGACCTCGCGGCGGCCGAGGCAGAGCTGCCCCTCGAGCGGCTGCACCCGCTGTTCCTCCCGTACTGGCTCGCGCTCACCATGATCACCGATCTCCAGAACGGCCACGTCGGCCGGGCCCGCGAGACCGCCGCCCGCCCCCTGCCGCCGCTCGCCCACGAGAGCGCCACCGCCGCCCAGTTCCTCTTCGCCCGCGGCGTGCTGGCCCGGACCGACGACGATCCGCAGCAGGCACGGGAGTACTTCCGGGCCTGTGGGCGCCGACTGCTCCAGCACGGCTGCGTCAACCCCGCCGTCCAGCCCTGGCGTTCTCTCGCCGCCGAGGCCGCCCACGCCCTCGGCGACACCGAGGAGGCGCGGCGGCTGGCCGGCGAGGAACTCCGCCTCGCCCGCCGCTGGGGGGCGCCCAGCCCCCTCGGCCGCGCCCAGCTCAGCCTCGCCCTGATCCGTGAGGAGGACCGGGTCGAGAACCTGCGCACCGCCGTCGCCACGCTCGGCGAAGCCCCGGCCCGCACCGCGTACACCCGCGCCGTCCTCGAACTGGCCCAGGCCCGGAGCGCGGGGGACCCGCGCGGACCCGCCCTGGCGCTCGGCGCGGGGGCGGCGGCCCCGCCCGTGAGCGGGCACCCCCTCGGCGCCCCCGTCATGCCGACGGCACAGCGCTCCTGGGGGCCGGCCGGCCCGCCCCTCGTCCAGCCGGCACGAAGCGGCTCGCGCGCCCCGGAGCGGGCGCCGGCCGCCTTGCGCGGGCTGAGCGCCGCCGAACGTGAGACGGCCCTCCTCGCCGCCCGGGGAATGGGCAACCGGGACATCGCCTCGGAACTCGCGGTGACCACCCGCACCGTGGAACTGCGCCTCAGCGGTGTCTACCGCAAGCTCCGCCTCCGCGGACGTGAGGAACTGCGCGCACTCGTCAAAGAATCGGAGGGCAGTTGA